The Raphanus sativus cultivar WK10039 unplaced genomic scaffold, ASM80110v3 Scaffold2504, whole genome shotgun sequence genome contains a region encoding:
- the LOC130505686 gene encoding 40S ribosomal protein S11-3-like, protein MAEQTEKAFLKQPKVFLSSKTSGKGKRPGKGGNRFVKNIGLGFKTPREAISGTYIDSKCPFTGTVSIRGRILAGTCHSAKMQRTIIVRRNYLHFVKKYQRYEKRHSNIPAHVSPCFRVKEGDHVIIGQCRPLSKTVRFNVLKVIPAGASAFSKKAFTGM, encoded by the exons ATGGCGGAACAG ACTGAGAAAGCTTTTCTAAAGCAACCTAAGGTCTTCCTCAG CTCCAAGACATCAGGCAAGGGAAAGCGACCTGGGAAGGGTGGAAACAGATTTGTGAAGAACATCGGCTTGGGCTTCAAGACTCCTCGCGAAGCCATTTCAG GAACTTACATTGACAGTAAATGTCCTTTCACTGGAACTGTTTCTATTAGAGGTCGTATCTTAGCTGGTACTTGCCACAGTGCCAAGATGCAGAGGACCATTATCGTGCGAAGGAATTACCTTCACTTTGTCAAGAAGTATCAGAG GTATGAGAAGAGGCATTCGAACATCCCAGCTCATGTCTCACCTTGCTTCCGTGTCAAGGAAGGTGACCATGTCATCATTGGCCAATGCAG GCCATTGTCCAAGACTGTGAGGTTCAATGTGTTGAAGGTGATACCAGCTGGTGCTTCTGCTTTCTCAAAGAAGGCTTTCACTGGAATGTAA